From a single Halalkalicoccus subterraneus genomic region:
- a CDS encoding helix-turn-helix domain-containing protein produces MTAIGDQRPTSLPDELSSSTAKLVYLSLSSDGFATVDRLRTDLGVSKLTLFSVLRELRETGLVEARDGGYATVR; encoded by the coding sequence ATGACTGCAATCGGCGATCAGCGACCGACCTCGCTGCCGGACGAACTGTCCTCCTCGACCGCCAAACTCGTGTATCTCTCCCTCTCGTCCGACGGGTTCGCGACGGTCGATCGGTTACGAACCGATCTCGGCGTGTCGAAGCTCACCCTGTTTTCGGTGTTACGGGAGCTTCGAGAGACCGGTCTCGTCGAGGCCCGCGACGGCGGCTACGCGACGGTCCGATAA